From Fusarium oxysporum f. sp. lycopersici 4287 chromosome 10, whole genome shotgun sequence, the proteins below share one genomic window:
- a CDS encoding hypothetical protein (At least one base has a quality score < 10), with amino-acid sequence MSSNGAERLANRKPIKKPVPAYLPSPGSVLTVDKALYTSIREAPRELIEEFTLPIRSGKAWKAPAGCIVKISTPEGPQVGDLNIWNAHNPRERFWASRTKQLHASHVSTYDRLWSNLPYMRPLATIITDTLDWYGTDEHGGRVHDLLGTRCDPYINTVLSGGQYNFQCHSNLTRAVLPYGLNEGDVHDVINIFQVTGLDEQGRYFMNPCPAEKGDYIEFLAEQDLLMALSKYTFEWNGS; translated from the exons atgtcttccaaCGGAGCTGAGCGTCTGGCAAACAGAAAACCCATCAAGAAGCCCGTCCCAGCTTATCTCCCCTCCCCAGGCTCAGTCCTCACCGTCGACAAGGCGCTATACACTTCCATCCGCGAAGCACCCCGTGAACTCATCGAGGAATTCACTTTACCAATTCGATCTGGAAAAGCATGGAAAGCTCCAGCGGGATGTATTGTCAAGATCAGCACGCCTGAGGGGCCGCAGGTTG GTGACTTAAATATCTGGAACGCTCATAACCCGCGTGAACGCTTCTGGGCGTCCCGCACCAAACAACTCCACGCCTCACACGTCTCAACGTACGACCGTCTATGGTCCAACCTCCCCTACATGCGTCCCCTGGCCACCATAATCACCGACACACTAGACTGGTACGGCACAGATGAGCACGGAGGTCGAGTGCACGATCTTCTCGGCACGCGATGTGATCCGTACATCAACACTGTTCTCAGCGGAGGACAGTATAACTTCCAATGCCACTCTAACCTTACCCGCGCGGTGTTGCCCTATGGTTTGAATGAGGGTGATGTTCATGATGTTATTAACATCTTTCAGGTCACGGGGTTAGATGAGCAGGGGAGATATTTTATGAATCCTTGCCCGGCGGAGAAGGGGGATTATATTGAGTTTTTGGCGGAGCAGGATTTGCTTATGGCTTTGAGTAAGTACACATTCGAGTGGAATGGGTCGTGA
- a CDS encoding carbonic anhydrase, with translation MPLMFSSRLPSFSLRSSSSSFTSLSLSSQRLASRSILTSFQTRFSSSSSTQDPKPAPKPEWRTMAEQDITKYLQQSHDRLFHNNRAWAENKAKVNPDFFKNLAAGQAPEYLWIGCADSRIPAEQICGLEPGEAFIHRNIANLVCNTDLNAMGVINYAVKHLGVKHIIVCGHYGCGGVKAAMTPQDLGLLNPWLRNIRDVYRLHEKELDAIEDESARYDRLVELNVVEQCRNVIKSADVQQSWHENKYPIVHGWVFGFKDGLLKDLKIDFESVLADIQKIYNLVDKKK, from the coding sequence ATGCCTCTAATGTTTTCCTCTCGGCTCCCTTCCTTTTCTCTCcgctcctcctcttcctccttcacaTCTTTATCCTTATCATCTCAACGTCTTGCCTCTCGCTCCATACTCACCAGCTTCCAAACacgcttctcttcttcctcctccacaCAAGACCCAAAACCCGCTCCAAAACCAGAGTGGCGCACAATGGCCGAACAGGACATCACAAAGTATCTCCAGCAAAGCCACGACCGGCTCTTCCACAACAACCGCGCCTGGGCCgagaacaaggccaaggtcaaccccgacttcttcaagaacctcgccGCCGGCCAAGCACCCGAGTACCTCTGGATCGGATGCGCCGACTCTCGCATCCCCGCCGAGCAGATCTGCGGCCTTGAGCCGGGCGAGGCATTTATCCACCgcaacatcgccaacctcGTGTGCAACACGGACCTCAACGCCATGGGCGTCATCAACTACGCCGTCAAGCACCTCGGCGTCAAGCACATCATCGTCTGTGGTCACTACGGCTGCGGAGGTGTCAAGGCGGCTATGACCCCCCAGGACCTCGGCCTGCTGAACCCATGGCTTCGCAACATCCGCGACGTCTACCGCCTTCACGAGAAGGAGCTCGATGCAATTGAGGACGAGAGCGCTCGCTACGACCGCTTGGTCGAGCTGAATGTCGTTGAGCAGTGTCGCAACGTCATCAAGTCTGCTGATGTTCAGCAGTCGTGGCACGAGAACAAGTACCCTATTGTTCACGGATGGGTGTTTGGTTTCAAGGATGGCCTTCTCAAGGATCTTAAGATTGACTTTGAGTCTGTGTTGGCCGACATCCAAAAGATTTACAACcttgttgacaagaagaaataa
- a CDS encoding hypothetical protein (At least one base has a quality score < 10) → MSSNGAERLANRKPIKKPVPAYLPSPGSVLTVDKALYTSIREAPRELIEEFTLPIRSGKAWKAPAGCIVKISTPEGPQVGDLNIWNAHNPRERFWASRTKQLHASHVSTYDRLWSNLPYMRPLATIITDTLDWYGTDEHGGRVHDLLGTRCDPYINTVLSGGQYNFQCHSNLTRAVLPYGLNEGDVHDVINIFQVTGLDEQGRYFMNPCPAEKGDYIEFLAEQDLLMALSTCPGGDLSLWGFGEDSEEEMIKCCRPLKVEVYRLKDESLLQKGGWKPAEVSGYKGRHGLDVPLGENREEKA, encoded by the exons atgtcttccaaCGGAGCTGAGCGTCTGGCAAACAGAAAACCCATCAAGAAGCCCGTCCCAGCTTATCTCCCCTCCCCAGGCTCAGTCCTCACCGTCGACAAGGCGCTATACACTTCCATCCGCGAAGCACCCCGTGAACTCATCGAGGAATTCACTTTACCAATTCGATCTGGAAAAGCATGGAAAGCTCCAGCGGGATGTATTGTCAAGATCAGCACGCCTGAGGGGCCGCAGGTTG GTGACTTAAATATCTGGAACGCTCATAACCCGCGTGAACGCTTCTGGGCGTCCCGCACCAAACAACTCCACGCCTCACACGTCTCAACGTACGACCGTCTATGGTCCAACCTCCCCTACATGCGTCCCCTGGCCACCATAATCACCGACACACTAGACTGGTACGGCACAGATGAGCACGGAGGTCGAGTGCACGATCTTCTCGGCACGCGATGTGATCCGTACATCAACACTGTTCTCAGCGGAGGACAGTATAACTTCCAATGCCACTCTAACCTTACCCGCGCGGTGTTGCCCTATGGTTTGAATGAGGGTGATGTTCATGATGTTATTAACATCTTTCAGGTCACGGGGTTAGATGAGCAGGGGAGATATTTTATGAATCCTTGCCCGGCGGAGAAGGGGGATTATATTGAGTTTTTGGCGGAGCAGGATTTGCTTATGGCTTTGA GTACATGCCCCGGTGGTGATTTGTCCCTTTGGGGTTTTGGAGAGGAcagtgaggaggagatgatcAAGTGCTGTCGACCTCTCAAGGTTGAAGTTTATCGTCTCAAGGATGAGTCTCTGCTACAGAAGGGCGGATGGAAACCTGCTGAGGTATCTGGGTACAAGGGACGGCATGGCTTAGATGTTCCTCTTGGTGAGAACAGAGAGGAGAAGGCTTAG